From Woronichinia naegeliana WA131, the proteins below share one genomic window:
- a CDS encoding IS1634 family transposase — translation MSEFFKGKALEHLLGEGIKAEDLNDDKLGRSLDKVFGVGVKNRFTKIVLKAAAIFGIEQKSKHLDSTSMSVQGKYKERIEDEEDEQTKAIKIKFGYSRDKRPDLKQFMLNMICSGDGGVPLFMQLGDGNESDKKVFPQIIKDCQERLNMEGLSVMDGAFYTAENVGMARSIQWLSRVPLKEATETLANISEDQWQQGEQDGYRWQVRASEYGGEQQRWLVVESAQRLQSDNKAISQKIEKADKVVKKEWQKLCGQNFACEADALTEAQLWPKTLTYHQLSQVEVQTIPYYAKGGRPKQGATPLGFHYRLTGQLSLDSSCLEVASKRAGRFILATNVLDSQVLSPDQMLAEYKAQQNTERGFRFLKDPFFFASALFLKNPQRIMALMMIMVVSLLVYTLAQRRLRQALALAHQTIPNQKGKPTAIPTLLWVFQSFLFIRWLEIDGIQTIVNLTSKHKHILSFLGSSCQKYYFVS, via the coding sequence TTGAGTGAGTTTTTTAAAGGAAAAGCATTAGAACACCTATTAGGAGAAGGAATAAAAGCAGAAGATTTAAATGATGACAAGCTAGGAAGGTCATTGGATAAGGTATTTGGAGTGGGGGTAAAAAACCGGTTCACGAAAATAGTCCTAAAAGCGGCAGCAATCTTTGGAATAGAACAAAAGTCAAAGCATTTAGACTCAACCTCAATGTCTGTACAAGGGAAGTATAAGGAAAGGATAGAAGATGAGGAAGACGAGCAGACAAAAGCCATAAAAATAAAATTTGGTTATTCCAGAGATAAACGACCAGACCTAAAACAGTTTATGTTAAATATGATATGTAGTGGAGATGGTGGTGTCCCTCTCTTTATGCAATTAGGAGATGGCAATGAATCGGATAAAAAGGTGTTTCCCCAGATAATCAAAGACTGTCAAGAAAGGTTGAATATGGAAGGTTTATCGGTGATGGATGGAGCTTTTTATACGGCGGAAAATGTGGGCATGGCGAGGTCAATTCAATGGTTAAGTCGTGTCCCTCTGAAAGAAGCCACTGAGACTTTGGCAAATATATCAGAAGACCAATGGCAGCAGGGTGAACAGGACGGTTATCGTTGGCAAGTGAGGGCTTCGGAATATGGGGGTGAACAGCAACGATGGCTTGTGGTCGAAAGTGCTCAACGTCTCCAGTCCGATAATAAAGCTATAAGTCAAAAAATTGAGAAAGCCGATAAAGTTGTCAAAAAAGAATGGCAGAAACTTTGTGGACAGAATTTTGCTTGTGAGGCCGATGCTCTTACTGAGGCTCAACTCTGGCCAAAAACCTTGACTTATCATCAACTCAGTCAAGTTGAGGTTCAGACTATTCCTTACTATGCCAAGGGAGGAAGACCGAAACAAGGGGCTACCCCTCTCGGTTTTCATTACCGCTTAACTGGGCAATTAAGCCTTGATTCCTCTTGCTTGGAAGTCGCATCTAAACGGGCTGGACGTTTTATTTTAGCTACTAATGTTCTTGATTCTCAGGTTTTGAGTCCCGACCAGATGTTGGCTGAATATAAGGCTCAACAAAACACCGAGCGCGGCTTTCGCTTTCTCAAAGACCCTTTCTTTTTTGCCTCTGCTCTTTTTCTCAAGAATCCTCAACGCATTATGGCTTTGATGATGATTATGGTTGTCTCTTTATTGGTTTATACTTTGGCACAACGTCGCCTACGACAGGCTTTGGCTCTTGCCCATCAGACTATTCCTAATCAAAAGGGTAAACCGACCGCCATTCCCACTCTGCTTTGGGTCTTTCAGTCTTTTCTGTTTATCCGTTGGTTAGAGATTGACGGCATTCAAACTATCGTTAATTTGACCTCCAAACACAAACATATTCTTTCCTTTCTTGGCTCTTCATGTCAAAAGTACTACTTTGTCTCTTGA